From Salvelinus namaycush isolate Seneca chromosome 2, SaNama_1.0, whole genome shotgun sequence, one genomic window encodes:
- the LOC120065351 gene encoding G protein-coupled receptor 137Ba-like, translating to MNGEAMDMSLESSSQVVEKSTVGGMSAAPEPAFTTAAAGNGSLPPPHTMAPAIPPYVKLGLTVAYTVFYSLLFAFIYAQLWLVLRYRHKRFSYQTAFLFLCLLWAALRALLFSFYFRDCVTANTLGPFAFWLLYCFPVCLQFFTLSLMNLYCAQVYFKAKSKYTPELLKYKLPLYLVFLAVSLLFLVVNLACALLVKMTATEVKTIVLVRVTINDTLFVLCAVSLSICLYKVAKMSLASIYLESKGTSVCQVTLIGVLVVLLYASRACYNLVVLALTNIETINSFDYDWYNVSDQADLRSTLGDAGYIVFGVILFVWELLPTSLVVFFFRVRRLPQDRSGSGIPNHVLSSRGYFFDNPRRYDSDDDLAWSIPPQNNSTSLVTDCYDWGSHNSSFTVQKGTDEQRLAPVTGELHPY from the exons ATGAATGGAGAAGCGATGGACATGTCCCTGGAGTCATCATCCCAGGTGGTGGAGAAAAGCACCGTCGGGGGGATGTCAGCGGCACCTGAGCCGGCATTCACGACGGCAGCAGCCGGTAACGGCTCCCTGCCTCCCCCGCACACCATGGCCCCGGCCATCCCGCCCTACGTCAAGCTTGGCCTTACTGTGGCCTACACcgtcttctactctctcctctttgcCTTCATCTATGCCCAGCTGTGGCTGGTGCTCCGATACCGACACAAGCGCTTCAGCTACCAGACGGCCTTCCTCTTCCTGTGTCTACTGTGGGCCGCGCTGCGcgccctcctcttctccttctacTTCCGCGACTGCGTCACGGCCAACACGCTGGGGCCCTTCGCCTTCTGGCTGCTCTACTGCTTCCCCGTCTGCCTGCAGTTCTTCACGCTGAGCCTCATGAACCTCTACTGCGCCCAG GTTTACTTCAAGGCAAAGTCCAAGTATACCCCAGAGCTCCTTAAATACAA GCTCCCTCTCTACCTGGTCTTCTTGGCGGTCAGTCTTCTCTTCCTGGTGGTCAACCTGGCCTGTGCCCTGCTGGTTAAGATGACCGCCACCGAGGTCAAGACCATTGTCCTGGTCAGAGTCACCATCAACGATACGCTCTTCGTGCTCTGCGCCGTCTCGCTGTCCATCTGCCTTTACAAAGTGGCTAAGATGTCCCTGGCCAGCATATACCTCGAGTCCAAG GGAACGTCGGTGTGTCAGGTGACTTTGATTGGCGTCCTGGTGGTTCTGCTGTACGCATCACGGGCCTGCTACAACCTGGTGGTGCTTGCTCTGACCAACATCGAGACCATCAACTCTTTCGACTACGACTGGTACAACGTGTCCGACCAG gcTGACTTGAGGTCCACTCTGGGGGACGCTGGCTACATCGTGTTCGGGGTGATCCTTTTTGTCTGGGAACTGCTGCCAACCTCCCTGGTGGTCTTCTTCTTCAGGGTCCGCAGGCTGCCACAGGACAGG AGTGGATCAGGGATCCCGAACCACGTGCTCTCGTCCAGAGGTTACTTCTTTGACAACCCCCGTCGGTACGATAGCGACGATGACCTGGCGTGGAGCATCCCTCCTCAGAACAACTCCACAAG CCTAGTTACAGACTGCTATGACTGGGGCAGCCACAACAGCAGTTTCACTGTCCAAAAGGGGACGGACGAACAACGGTTGGCACCGGTGACGGGAGAGCTTCATCCATACTGA